The genomic region TCTCCCGCATTGGCACGTGGATGTCGTCACGCGAACCCGCAAGGTAAATGCGTTTGGAGTTGGGAAAGGCGGTTCCCTGTAAGGTTTCAATAAACTGCTGGGCGGCGGCGCGCTGTTCACGGCGCCCCGATTTTGACGACACTGTTTTTATAGACAAGGGTTCTGTAGACATAGCAAGTTCCTGTAAGACGTAAAGGGAAGATTGCTTGTCTGGAGCCGGAGGGAGTAATAATGATATTGAGCGTCAGAGCAGGTATGTGGGAATACGCAGCCTTGGGCTCAATAGAGGTGCATTACTCTTGTTCCCTTCGCAGGTATTAACCCGATCAGGTTCCGCGGATCCCGAATTAACGGTCTCAGCCTGTGCGCTCATAAGTTTCGTTATAACGATTGATTTCGTAAAACAAAACACGAGCACGCTAGGCACTCCGACAAGATATGCCCGTCTCTTAAACGGGCCAATAAAACCCCTACACTGTATGTCGGCAAAACGCGGATGTCAAAGCGTGCCGCTTTTGCTTTTACACTGTGTGATGATGTCCTGAAATAACGTCAAATGACGGCTATTTGTCGTAAACCTGCTGAATCATTCTGTCTTCTAACGTAAAACGTTCCTCCAGCGCTTCGCCGACGTGGGAAAGTGCCTGCTGGAATTCGAGGCAGTTATCATGGTCGATGGCTGCCGCCAGATGGCTATCGTAAAACGTCATAATTTGCTGCGTGTTATTTTGCAGGGCGAGGTCGAGCTGGGTGGAAAGCGCTAATACTTGTTCGCTGTGCGTCGCTGCTTCATGCAGCATTTTTTCGTATAAATGAAAGTGGCCGGTAGAAAGATAGTCCACCAGATTTTGGCAAAAATTATCCAATGCCTCTTCATCCAGAAGAGAAAGCGTTTCTTTATTCGGCTTGATGCCAACCAGATGATAGTAAGCCACCAGAAGCTGCTTACGCGCTTGTAGCCATTGGTCGATTAACGCATTATTGCCACCAACGTATTCAGTTAGACTTTGTAGCTGGTTTAGCATTGTTGACTCCGTGAACGGTAAGAAATAACTGAAATCCCAGTTATAAAACTTATGTAATCACTCTGAATGTAAAATGCCAGTGAAGTGGCAGTGGAGCAATAAAAAGATATGGAACAGACGCTAAAAGGTGATGAAACCGGCTGGTGGGTGGTTAGCGACGCGGTACAAATCTGGCTCCCTCAGGGAGAATTGCCGCGCGGAACGGCTACGGCGTGGTCGTTGCAGGGGAAAACGGCTCGCCAAATCGGTGAATGGCAAGGACTGCCTGTCTGGTTGGTCTGTCAGGGACGGGATTCCGATATGGCATCGGTTCGCCAGTTGCTCGATCAGGACGTAGGCTTATTCCAACTGGCGGGGCGAGGCGTACAGCTGGCTGAATTCTATCGCTCTCATCGTTTTTGCGGTTATTGCGGCCATGAAATGGTGCGGAGTAAAACGGAGCTGGCGTGCTTATGTCACCACTGCAAAGAGCGCTATTATCCGCAGATCGCGCCTTGCATCATCGTCGCGATTCGCCGTGGCGAGGAAATTTTGCTGGCACAACACAATCGGCATCGCGGAAACATGTACACCGTGCTGGCTGGGTTTGTCGAAGTGGGCGAAACGCTGGAGCAGACGGTTGTGCGTGAGGTGATGGAAGAGAGCCAGATTCAGATAAAAAACCTGCGCTATGTGAGTTCACAGCCTTGGCCATTCCCACATTCACTGATGATGGCGTTTATGGCCGACTATGCAGGCGGCGAAATCAAGCATGACCCGAAAGAACTGCGTGACGCGGGTTGGTTCCGCTATGACCAACTCCCGCAGTTGCCTCCGCCGGGTACCGTGGCGCGTCGGCTTATCGAAGATACGGTGGTCCTGTGCCGCGCTTATCACGAGAACGAAGGCTGACGTGGTAGTATTGACGTCATGAATGGCTCGCGTACACCGCGCACCTGCGTCATAGCGTATTCGCTTCATAAAGCGTTCGCCTTATAACGCATCCGTTTCATCACATCTATCCGGTGTAGAACCGCCGTGAGGTTGAAAGGAAAAGAACATGACTGATCTGAAAAACGATCGCTATTTGCGGGCGTTATTACGCCAACCCGTTGACGTCACTCCAGTGTGGATGATGCGTCAGGCGGGGCGTTATCTGCCGGAATATAAGGCAACGCGCGCGCAGGCGGGTGATTTTATGTCGCTGTGTAAAAACGCAGAGCTGGCTTGTGAAGTCACGTTACAACCTTTACGGCGCTATGCGCTGGATGCGGCGATCCTGTTCTCCGATATCCTGACTATCCCTGATGCGATGGGCTTAGGTCTCTATTTTGAAACAGGGGAAGGCCCACGCTTTCAGTCTCCGATCACGTCTCATGCCGATGTGGTTAACCTGCCGGTTCCCGATCCAGAGCAGGAACTCGGTTATGTGATGAACGCGGTGCGGACGATTCGTAAAAATCTCGCCGGGGAAGTGCCGCTGATTGGTTTCTCGGGCAGCCCGTGGACGCTGGCGACCTATATGGTTGAAGGCGGTAGCAGCAAAGCGTTTACCGTCATCAAGAAAATGATGTTCGCCGAGCCTAAAACGCTACACCTGTTGCTGGATAAACTGGCTAATAGCGTCATTCTCTATCTCAACGCGCAGATTCGTGCGGGGGCGCAGGCGGTGATGGTATTCGATACCTGGGGCGGCGCGCTGAGCGGGCGTGACTACAAGGAATTCTCCCTGCATTACATGCATAAGATTGTTGATGGTTTACAGCGCGAGAATGAAGGCCGCCGTGTGCCGGTGACGCTCTTCACCAAAGGTGGAGGCCAGTGGCTGGAAGCGATGGCAGAAACAGGCTGCGACGCGTTGGGGCTGGACTGGACGAGCGATATTGCCGATGCACGCCGTCGCGTAGGCGATAAAGTCGCGCTACAGGGAAATATGGATCCGTCGATGCTGTATGCCGATCCGGCACGGATCGAGCAGGAAGTGGCATCGATCCTGGCTGGATTTGGGCAAGGCAATGGCCATGTTTTCAATCTGGGTCACGGCATTCATCAGGATGT from Pectobacterium brasiliense harbors:
- the nudC gene encoding NAD(+) diphosphatase; the protein is MEQTLKGDETGWWVVSDAVQIWLPQGELPRGTATAWSLQGKTARQIGEWQGLPVWLVCQGRDSDMASVRQLLDQDVGLFQLAGRGVQLAEFYRSHRFCGYCGHEMVRSKTELACLCHHCKERYYPQIAPCIIVAIRRGEEILLAQHNRHRGNMYTVLAGFVEVGETLEQTVVREVMEESQIQIKNLRYVSSQPWPFPHSLMMAFMADYAGGEIKHDPKELRDAGWFRYDQLPQLPPPGTVARRLIEDTVVLCRAYHENEG
- the hemE gene encoding uroporphyrinogen decarboxylase — encoded protein: MTDLKNDRYLRALLRQPVDVTPVWMMRQAGRYLPEYKATRAQAGDFMSLCKNAELACEVTLQPLRRYALDAAILFSDILTIPDAMGLGLYFETGEGPRFQSPITSHADVVNLPVPDPEQELGYVMNAVRTIRKNLAGEVPLIGFSGSPWTLATYMVEGGSSKAFTVIKKMMFAEPKTLHLLLDKLANSVILYLNAQIRAGAQAVMVFDTWGGALSGRDYKEFSLHYMHKIVDGLQRENEGRRVPVTLFTKGGGQWLEAMAETGCDALGLDWTSDIADARRRVGDKVALQGNMDPSMLYADPARIEQEVASILAGFGQGNGHVFNLGHGIHQDVPPEHAGVFVEAVHRLSRPYHA
- a CDS encoding Rsd/AlgQ family anti-sigma factor — translated: MLNQLQSLTEYVGGNNALIDQWLQARKQLLVAYYHLVGIKPNKETLSLLDEEALDNFCQNLVDYLSTGHFHLYEKMLHEAATHSEQVLALSTQLDLALQNNTQQIMTFYDSHLAAAIDHDNCLEFQQALSHVGEALEERFTLEDRMIQQVYDK